The window TTGCCGAGGCGCGCGGGCGCTCCGGCGCGCTGATTGCCTGCGGCGCCGGCACAGATCACCTGCCGCCGCGCCCCGACGTCTCGATCGACGATATTCTCAAGGCGTATGAGAGCCAGATCGAAGCGATCGAAGCCGAAAACGGGCGGATCATCCTGATGGCGAGCCGGGCGCTCGCGTCAGCGGCGAAAGGGCCGGAAGACTATATCCGCGTCTACGACCGTATCCTTTCGCAGGTGAAGGAGCCGGTGATCATCCATTGGCTCGGCGAGATGTTCGACCCGGCACTCGAAGGCTATTGGGGCAATGCCGACCACATGGAGGCGATGAATACCTGCCTTGCGGTCATCGAGGCGCATGCCGAAAAAGTCGATGGCATCAAGATTTCGCTGCTCTCGAAGGAAAAGGAAATCGCGATGCGCCAGCGGCTGCCGAAGGGCGTGCGCATGTATACCGGCGACGACTTCAATTATGCCGAGCTCATTGCCGGCGACGAAAAAGGGCACTCGGACGCGCTGCTCGGCATCTTCGATGCGATTGCGCCGGTGGCCTCGGCGGCACTTGAGGCGCTCGGTGAAGGGCGCAACGGCGAATTCTTCGAATTGCTGGAGCCGACCGTGCCGCTGTCGCGGCACATCTTCAAGGCGCCGACGCGCTTCTACAAGACCGGCGTCGTTTTCCTTGCCTATCTCAACGGCCTGCAGGATCATTTCGTGATGATCGGCGGGCAACAGAGCGCGCGCTCGCTTGCCCATCTCGCAGAGCTCTTCCGTCTGGCCGACCGGGCGGGCGCCCTTGCCGATCCGGAACTGGCGGTTTCGCGCATGCGGCGCGTCCTCGCCGTCCACGGCATCGACTGAGGCCGCCATGACCGAGGCTCCCGTCGTCAGGCTCGTCGAGGCAGACATCTTCGAGCGACAAGTCGGCTTCCGCTTTCCTTTCCGCTTCGGAGCGGCGCGCGTCGAAAGCGCGCCGCAGGCCTTCGTCCGGGTGAGGATCGCGGACGAAAGCGGCCATGAGGCCACCGGCTGGTCAGCCGAAATGATGATGCCGAAATGGTTCGACAAGAACCCGGCCCTTTCGCCGGACGACAATGTTGTGCAGCTTCGCGCGTCGCTGCATCTGGCGTGCGCCGGGTTGCGGGCGGCCGGCGCAAGGACGCCCTTCGGGCTGCATGCCGCCGTCGAGGCCGATCATCACCGGGCGGCCGCGGACCGAGCCCTCCCGCGGCTCGTCGCTTCTTACGGCCTGGCGCTCATCGATCGCGCCATCATCGATGCGCTGTGCCGGATGAAAGGCGCCAGCGCAGCCGACGCCGTCCGGCACGACCTGCTCGGCATCACCAACGCCACCGCACCAGACCTTGCAGGCTTCGATCTGGCCGGCTTTTTCTCACGGTTGGAGCCTTCGCCGCGGCTTGCGGTCCGCCATACGATCGGGCTCGCCGATGCGTTGACCGCCGCCGATCTCGCGCCGGAGCAGCGGCTCATGGACGGCCTGCCGCAGACGCTGGAAGAGGTGATCGCCGCCTACGGCCACCGCTATTTCAAGATCAAGGTTTCGGGACGCCCCGCCGAAGACGTGGAGCGCCTGATAGCCATCGCCGCGGTGCTCGATCGCACGGTCGACGGTTATCGGGCGACGCTCGACGGTAACGAGCAGTTCGAAGGCGCCGATGCGGCGGCCGACCTTCTCGATCGCCTGCAGAAGGAGCCGCGCCTTTTGAGGCTGCGCCGATCCCTTCTCTTCTTCGAGCAGCCGATCGCGCGCGCGGAGGCGCTGTCGAAATCGGTCGCCGGGCTCGCGCAGCGAATTCCGCTCGAAATAGACGAGTCCGACGGCGATATCGGCGCATTCCCGCGGGCACGCGAACTCGGCTATGCCGGCATTTCCTCGAAATCCTGCAAGGGTTTCTACCGGGCGCTGATCAACCGCGCGCGCGTCGAGGAATGGAACCGCGAGGCAGGTTCGTCGCGGTATTTCATGTCCGCCGAGGACCTGACGACGCAATCGGGGCTGGCACTCCAACAGGACCTCGTTCTCGCGGCGCTCGTCGGCGCCGGCCATGTCGAGCGCAACGGTCACCATTACGTCGACGGCATGGCGCAGGCCCCCGCGGGCGAGCAGGCGTCCTATCTGGCCGCCCATCGCGATCTTTACGATGGGGCGTCCGGACGGGCGCGACTAGCAATCAAGGGCGGCGAACTCACTTTCGGAACCGCTTTGCAGGCAGTCGGTCTCGGCTCGTCAGTTGAGCCGGACTGGGCGTCGATGACAGCGAGCTAGTGACGACGACAGGCACAAAACGAAATCTGGGAGGTGAACATCATGCAGGTCGAGGGCCTTTCCATCAATCTGGCGACGATCCGCGAGCAGTGCGGCTTTGCGGAGGCCGTGGACCTCTGCCTGAAACATGGCATCACGGCAATCGCTCCCTGGCGCGATCAGGTGGCGGCGGTCGGGCTCGATGAGGCGGTCCGCATCGTCAAGTCCAACGGGTTGAAGCTGACCGGCCTCTGCCGCGGCGGTTTCTTCCCGGCGGCAGACGCGGCCGGCCGGGAGAGGGCCATCGACGACAACCGGCGCGCGATCGACGAGGCGGCCGCGCTCGGCGCCGACTGCCTGGTGCTGGTCGTCGGCGGCCTGCCCGGGGGATCGAAGAATATCGATGCCGCCCGTCGGATGGTCGAGGACGGAATCGCCACGGTGCTACGGCATGCGCGAGCGGCCGGCGTTCCGCTTGCGATCGAACCACTGCATCCGATGTACGCCGCCGACCGGGCCTGCGTGAACACGCTCGGTCAGGCACTCGACATGTGCCAGGCGCTGGGCGCCGGTGTCGGTGTCGCGATCGACGTCTATCACGTCTGGTGGGATCCGGATCTTGCCAACCAGATCGCTCGGGCGGGCGAAATGAAGGCGATCCTCGCACATCACATCTGCGACTGGCTGGTCCCGACCAAGGACATGCTGACGGATCGTGGCATGATGGGCGACGGCGTCATCGATTTGAAGGGGATCCGGCGCCGGATTGAGGCAGCCGGCTTTCATGGGGCGCAGGAGGTCGAGATCTTCTCGGCCGAGAACTGGTGGAAGCGGCCGGCCGAGGAGGTGATCGCCACCTGCGTGGAACGCTATCGAAGCTGCTGCTGAGATGGATTGCTCGATCAAGGTTCTTACAAGTTTGTGACGGAATCGGCGGCTAAACCCTTGACGTTTGCCGATTTCGACCACTAACATGTATGTTGAGTTTACATGTTGTGCCAGTATTGCCGCCGGTCGCGCGGCTTCACTCCAGACAGGATTGCGTGAGGAAGATGGATAACAAACGTCGTTTTGCGCTGGTCGGTACCGGCAACCGCGGCACCACGATGTGGGGCAAGGATCTGCTCGCCGGCTGGCGCGGCCAGGTGGATCTCGTCGCCATAGCCGACACGAATGCGCTCAGAGCCGAACGCGCCCGCACGATGATCGCCACCAACGCGCCGATCTACGGCAATGTCGACACCATGCTTTCCGAAGCGCGACCCGATCTCGTGATCGTCTGCACGCCGGATAGCACGCATGACGACATCGTCGTCCGCGCGCTTGAAGCCGGTGCCGATGTCATCACCGAAAAGCCGATGTCGACAACCGTTGAAAAGATCCGCCGCATTCTGGATGCAGAGAAGCGCACGGGCCGGCGCGTGGACGTCTCGTTCAACTACCGCTTCGCGCCGACCGCGGCGCGCATCAAGGAACTGCTGAATTCCGGTGAGATCGGGCGAGTGACCTCTGTCGACTTTCATTGGTATCTCGATACCAAGCACGGCGCCGACTATTTCCGTCGCTGGCATGCCTACACGGAACGGTCGGGCAGCCTGTTCGTGCACAAGGCGACCCACCATTTCGATCTGTTGAATTGGTACCTCGACAGCGATCCGGATGCTGTGACTGCTTTTGCCGACCTGCAGATGTATGGGCGCAAGGGCCCCTTCCGCGGTCCGCGCTGCAAGCTCTGTCCTCATAAGAATGAATGCGATTTCTACCTTGATCTCGAAGCCGATCCGTTCCTCGACGCGCTCTATGAGGACCCCTCGGAGATCGACGGCTACTTCCGCGACGGCTGCGTCTTCCGCGAGGACATCGACATTCCCGATACGATGGTCGCGAACATACGTTACCGGAACAATGTCCACGTCTCCTATTCGCTGAACACCCTCCAGCCGATCGAGGGCCACCACATCGCCTTCAACGGAACGAAAGGCAGGATCGAGCTTCGCCAGTACGAGGACCAGCCATGGGAGATGCCAGAGGAAGACGTCATCCTGCTTGTCCGCAATTTTCCGAAGGGCCGCGCGGGAGCCGAGCGCATCGCCGTACCGCATTCGCCCGGCGGGCACTATGGCGGCGACGACCGTTTGCGGAACATGCTTTTCAAGCCAGACGCGAGGGACACGCTGGGACAGCGGGCCGGTGCCCGCGCCGGCGCGATGTCGGTTCTCTGCGGTATCGCGGCGCTGCAGAGCTCGCGCACTGGCAAGCTGGTCCGGCTTGCCGATCTGATGCCAGAGCTCTTCGAGGAAAAGTTCGGCTCCGTCCCAGGGGCCGCGGCGCAAATCTCCGCCACTGCGGGCCGGCGATGAGTTTCGTTCGCCCTCTCGCGTAGCCGCAAGGCTCACCGCCTTCCGCGATCTGGAGGGTTCCCCATCCGCGCCCGCATCCATGCATTTGACGCATGGGTGCGCTGACGCATGAGCGCTGCAATCCCCCGAAGTTAGGCACTATATGTCGCGCATCGAAGCAAACGAGGCGCCACGGACTGGCAGCCAGGCTTCGAAAGCCCATGAAAGGGGGATCAAAATGAACGTAGCACGCTCTTTTAACAACTGGCGCAAGTATCGTCAGACGGTCGCCGAACTGGGCCGCATGTCGACCCGCGAACTCAACGACCTCGGCATCAACCGCGGCGATATCCATCGCGTTGCTCGCGCCGCTGTCGGCCGCTAAAGGCTCGATCGACGGTGCGCCACGTCGGAACTGAAGTAGATCTGTCCAAGCGCCTGCACCTCCCAGCGGGCGCTTTTCTTTTGCGCCCGCGTGTAGGGGACCGATCGCTCGCTTCTGACTTAGCTAAGCCCGCGCTTAGAGCGCCGTGCGTTCAAGTGAACGCACAAAGGACGCTCTAGCACTTTGATTCTAGAGCATCTTATCCGCTTTCAGTGATTCCACCTGAAAGCGGGATGCTCTAGTCAATGGGGCCAAGCGAAAGCTGACACTGCCTGCAAGACCTTGTCCGGGATTCAACGCAACGAGGCCACCGGCTTCGTTGGGCATGTTGTGAGCATTGGGCAGATGCGTCATGGGTTCGAAACAGAAGAAGTCTGCATCCGCACCCGGCGAATAGATCATAAAGCACCCGAACGCCCCTTGGGTTTCAAGCTTTAGGGCAAGCTGACGTTCGGGCCATTCGATCGCAGCTTCTCCGTCCCAGCCGTCATAGGCATTGTTCACCCAGTGAGCGGGGAGCGTATTGCTCTCGGTGAAATCGAGCGTGCGGGGAATTGGGCCGGGAAAATCGGGGAGGTGTCCGGTCCTCTCGCCCCAGATGCGTTTTGCTCTCGCCTCGAGCCGGGTCCCGGCCGTGCGTGGAAAGAAGGGGTGATGCCCCAATCCAAAGGGCAATGGGCGAGCCGACATGTTGGTGGCCTTCAGGGAGACAACCACCGTGCTGCCCTCCAGCCGCACATCTTGCACGGCCTCATAGGCATAGGGGCTGCCGGCCCGCTCGGCGTGCACGTAGGAAAGTGTCGCCTGTTCTCCGCTGTGCGATTTCAGCTCCCATTTGGCGAGCCATCCATCCCCATGCAGGCAGAGCGGGTCGCCGGATGTATTCGGCTCGAGGAAGAAGCGCTCCCCATCGAAGGTGAAGCTGTTGCCTTCGATCCTGTTGCCGAAGGGCACGAGCGGAAAGCTCGACTCGGCGCCAAAGCGTTGCGTCGCGATCCCGGCAGTCGCAGTCGGCTTCAGGAACGGGATGCCGCGCCAGGTGGCGGCGATGAGCGAGCCGCCGAAGCGGCTCAGCTCTATCGAGAGCTCTTCATTCCGCAGATGCAGGACGTCGTCTGGCATCGCCCGATCAGGCACGCTGTCTACCT of the Sinorhizobium chiapasense genome contains:
- a CDS encoding dihydrodipicolinate synthase family protein; this translates as MASINLPLEGRLARYELSGRPVPLQKRTPADFPRVTFAAAHVVANPLVDNDPWLTPAIDWERTLAFRHRLWDLGLGVAEAMDTAQRGMGLGWPEARELIRRALAEARGRSGALIACGAGTDHLPPRPDVSIDDILKAYESQIEAIEAENGRIILMASRALASAAKGPEDYIRVYDRILSQVKEPVIIHWLGEMFDPALEGYWGNADHMEAMNTCLAVIEAHAEKVDGIKISLLSKEKEIAMRQRLPKGVRMYTGDDFNYAELIAGDEKGHSDALLGIFDAIAPVASAALEALGEGRNGEFFELLEPTVPLSRHIFKAPTRFYKTGVVFLAYLNGLQDHFVMIGGQQSARSLAHLAELFRLADRAGALADPELAVSRMRRVLAVHGID
- a CDS encoding enolase C-terminal domain-like protein; translation: MTEAPVVRLVEADIFERQVGFRFPFRFGAARVESAPQAFVRVRIADESGHEATGWSAEMMMPKWFDKNPALSPDDNVVQLRASLHLACAGLRAAGARTPFGLHAAVEADHHRAAADRALPRLVASYGLALIDRAIIDALCRMKGASAADAVRHDLLGITNATAPDLAGFDLAGFFSRLEPSPRLAVRHTIGLADALTAADLAPEQRLMDGLPQTLEEVIAAYGHRYFKIKVSGRPAEDVERLIAIAAVLDRTVDGYRATLDGNEQFEGADAAADLLDRLQKEPRLLRLRRSLLFFEQPIARAEALSKSVAGLAQRIPLEIDESDGDIGAFPRARELGYAGISSKSCKGFYRALINRARVEEWNREAGSSRYFMSAEDLTTQSGLALQQDLVLAALVGAGHVERNGHHYVDGMAQAPAGEQASYLAAHRDLYDGASGRARLAIKGGELTFGTALQAVGLGSSVEPDWASMTAS
- a CDS encoding sugar phosphate isomerase/epimerase family protein, which translates into the protein MQVEGLSINLATIREQCGFAEAVDLCLKHGITAIAPWRDQVAAVGLDEAVRIVKSNGLKLTGLCRGGFFPAADAAGRERAIDDNRRAIDEAAALGADCLVLVVGGLPGGSKNIDAARRMVEDGIATVLRHARAAGVPLAIEPLHPMYAADRACVNTLGQALDMCQALGAGVGVAIDVYHVWWDPDLANQIARAGEMKAILAHHICDWLVPTKDMLTDRGMMGDGVIDLKGIRRRIEAAGFHGAQEVEIFSAENWWKRPAEEVIATCVERYRSCC
- a CDS encoding Gfo/Idh/MocA family protein; its protein translation is MDNKRRFALVGTGNRGTTMWGKDLLAGWRGQVDLVAIADTNALRAERARTMIATNAPIYGNVDTMLSEARPDLVIVCTPDSTHDDIVVRALEAGADVITEKPMSTTVEKIRRILDAEKRTGRRVDVSFNYRFAPTAARIKELLNSGEIGRVTSVDFHWYLDTKHGADYFRRWHAYTERSGSLFVHKATHHFDLLNWYLDSDPDAVTAFADLQMYGRKGPFRGPRCKLCPHKNECDFYLDLEADPFLDALYEDPSEIDGYFRDGCVFREDIDIPDTMVANIRYRNNVHVSYSLNTLQPIEGHHIAFNGTKGRIELRQYEDQPWEMPEEDVILLVRNFPKGRAGAERIAVPHSPGGHYGGDDRLRNMLFKPDARDTLGQRAGARAGAMSVLCGIAALQSSRTGKLVRLADLMPELFEEKFGSVPGAAAQISATAGRR
- a CDS encoding DUF1127 domain-containing protein; this translates as MNVARSFNNWRKYRQTVAELGRMSTRELNDLGINRGDIHRVARAAVGR
- a CDS encoding aldose 1-epimerase, which codes for MPDDVLHLRNEELSIELSRFGGSLIAATWRGIPFLKPTATAGIATQRFGAESSFPLVPFGNRIEGNSFTFDGERFFLEPNTSGDPLCLHGDGWLAKWELKSHSGEQATLSYVHAERAGSPYAYEAVQDVRLEGSTVVVSLKATNMSARPLPFGLGHHPFFPRTAGTRLEARAKRIWGERTGHLPDFPGPIPRTLDFTESNTLPAHWVNNAYDGWDGEAAIEWPERQLALKLETQGAFGCFMIYSPGADADFFCFEPMTHLPNAHNMPNEAGGLVALNPGQGLAGSVSFRLAPLTRASRFQVESLKADKML